A region of the Oceanihabitans sp. IOP_32 genome:
ACCTTATTTATGGAGCGTTTTACAAGTACAACGAGCCAAAAAAATTATTGAGGTACCTCTACGATAACCTAGATAAAGATCAATTAGAAATCGATACGATTAACTTCTCTGGCCCTATTTTTAAAGATGTCGATAACCGATTAATGAGCCTACAATTGGTGAAAAACGGAATGACCGATGCGGTTATGTTTGGCCCCGATGGCAATAATGTACTTCCGGCCAGAGTGTTTTACAAAAAAAATATTTTAGCCTTACGCGGAAGTTTCAGGCCTGTTACGAGGGTGAATATGGCTATGTACAAGAAGTCTTACGAGATGTTTGTTAAACAGAATAAAGTAAATGCCGATAATACCGAAGTCGTTTTCGAGATCACCTTGTCTAACTTGCGTGCGGAAGGTGAAATAGACGAACAGGATTTTATGGATCGAGCCGATTTATTATGCTCACTTGGGCAGTCGGTAATGATTTCCAATTTTCAGGAATACTATAAAGTCGTTGAATATTTTTCGCGTTACACCAAAGCTAGAATGGGTTTAGTTATGGGCGTTAATAATTTAATTGAAATTTTCGACGAGAAATATTATCGCCATTTAAGCGGCGGTATTCTGGAGGCTTTCGGCAAATTATTCTTTAAAGATATTAAAGTGTATTTATATCCGATGATGGATCCTGAAACAGGAGAATTGATTACTAGCGAAAATTTAAAAGTACACCCACGTATGAAAGAACTTTACAAGTTTTTTAAATACAACGGTAAAGTAGTCGATATTAAAGATTACGATACCAGTATCATGAATGTTTTCTCTAGAGACATCCTTAATAAAATTGAAAGTGGAGAACGTGGTTGGGAAGATATGGTGCCTGAAGGTACAGCCGATTTAATTAAAGACTATAGGCTTTTTGGCTATTCTCGAAAACCTTTAAAACCCTTAACCCTTAAAAAAAGAACAAAAAAATAGGATTTTTATAATCTATAAAATCGAGGCACTATTACTAAAATAGCGCCTCTTTTTGTTTGCATACAAGCACACTTACCCCAAAATCTGCGCCGCGTGGTCTTTTGTTTTAACTTTGTCAATAACGCGTTCCACTAGTCCGTTTTCATCAATAATGAACGTTTTTCTGTGAATGCCATCAAAAGTCCCAATCATTAATTAACGAAATTCAATAATATAGATAAAGCCGTGATTTTTATGTAAAATGGTATCGTATGAAAAACGATAAAAATGGTTAAACTCATTACCGAAGACACATATACTCATAGACTGATTTTCATTATCAAGAACTTATAAACTTAGCAAATTAATAACGAAAAATTGAGAAAAGTGCACCAAACAGAGCTGAAAGTTAAAAATAAACAAGAAAAATAGACTGTATTTTAAAAATTTCTTTTTAAATTACAAGTCGTTAGAAAACCCAAATCTATAGTTATATAAAAAAAATCTGGAATGTCTAGTTTTGTTGGTACGTTTTTAAGTGAATAAATTAACTTAGCAAAATGGGTAGAATAGTTTATGATCAAAGTTTTAAAAAAACCTTAGTAGAATTGTTAAATTCAGGTAAATCTGTAAAGGATCTCACGAAAGAGTTTGGGGTTAGTCAAGCTTCCATCCATAGATGGGACAAAGAGTTTAATACAACAACTTCACAAGATAACAGCCAATCAGAAATGCTTAAAATTAAGGCCTTAGAAAAGGAATTAAAGGATGTAAAGTTAGAGCGTGATATATTAAAAAAGGCGGTAAGCATCTTTTCCAAGAGCGACAAGTAATATACCGGTTTATTAAACTTAATACTGGTCTATTTCCTGTTGAAAAGATGTGTAAGTGCATGAGAGTTAGTAAAAATAGCTATTACACTTGGCTACGTGTTGGACAATATAAAGGTCAGAAAAGTTCTGTTTCTCATTTAAAATCAAGGGTTATAGCTATTTTTAACGATAGCAAACAAATTTATGGCAGTTTACGTATCCAAAAATCATTGGAACGTGAGGGCATTGTTTACTCAAGGTCCTATATCGCTTTAATTATGAAATCACTGGGTTTAAGGAGCGTACTAAGCAAAAAGTTTAGAGTTTGTACAACCGACTCTAATCATACTTTTGCTCTAGCAGACAATATGCTAAACAGAAACTTTAAAAGCACAAAGTTAGGCGAAAAATGGGTTTCAGACATTACCTACATAAAAGTTGGTGGTCAATGGAATTACCTTACAACTATTTTAGATTTAGCAGATAGAAAAATAGTATCCTGGGTATTGACTGAAAATATGGATACTGAAAACACCGTTTACAAAGCTTGGTTACAAGCTAGAAAGAATAGGGATATAACTAACAATCATATTTTTCATTCCGATAGAGGCGTACAATATGCGTCGAATAAAATGACCAGCGTTTTAAACTCTAGTAAGAAAATAACGCAAAGTATGAGCAGGAAAGGGAACTGCTGGGATAACGCTGTTGCAGAGAGCCTATTTAAAACAATAAAATACGAATGTACAAATAGATATGTTTTCAATTACTATTTAGACGCTTACAAAGTTATTGAACAGTACATTAAATGGTATAATTGTAAAAGACTTCATTCCGCTTTAGACTATAAATCTCCAATGGAAATGGAAGCAGAATTAATAATGAAAAACAATAAAAATGTAGCTTAAAAAATAGTACCAAATTTATTAGGTAGTCCAAAAACTTTGGTTTTAACTAGATTAGCCCCAATAAGTTCGTTGTATTATTTTAAATTTAAAAACAGTATATTTTAGACATGAAATCAAAAATTTTATTTTTCTTAATTTTAAATGTCCATTTTCTCAGTTTTGCTCAAGAATATAATAATTCAAAATATTATAAACTCTATAAAGGTGGAGAAAAAATATTGAGACCTGTTATCTACGTACTTAATGATTGTACAAACGATTTACAAAAAACAGAAGGTGGAGAAATTGTTTTTAAAATTGATAATCAAATATTTATATACAAACCTATTAAGCATAAAAAAGTTAGCTTATCACTTAATGAATTTAAAAAAATTGAATTTAATAAAGTAGAAACGCTAATAGATTTGGAATATCAAGAGTATTTAAAGGTATCTAATAAAATTATGAATGAAAAAGGTTTCAAACCTCCTGCACCCATTAACCATTCAATATTGAAAATTATTGTTGTTTCAAAAAAGGAAAATAATATTGTAACTTATGAAACTGATTGGTTGTATTCTAAGTTTTAAGGTATAAGTAGCGAAACAATAAATGCTGCCTACACCGCGGAATATAACGCCAATACAGTAAGATGGGTTTGGACACCAAATGGTAATAATAGATATGTCAATTATTTTGACTCAAGAACTAGTAGCGGTAAAAGAGGCCCTACTTATTCAGGAAATCAAAGAAATTATTCTGATAATAATGATGACGTAGGAGACCAATTGCCTTGTCTTTTTGGACAAGTAAAAATTGGCTACGATTGTGTGAAGATTTTGGAAGATGAGGATCATATTTTTAATGAGCTTACAAACCCATGTGCAAAAGATATTTTTTCTGAAATAGAAAACGCATTATTCATAGAACAATATATGGGACAATATGTAGGTGCAATTGGCTATTCTTTATATGAGTGGGATAAAGAATATGGTACTGGTGGAAGCCTTGGTTGGAGCTATTATAAATCTATGGCTTGGGGAGGTTTATTTCAAACAGATCCCAATACGGGCTTAATAACATCAGAAACGGATGCATTTAAAGAATTAGAACCTAATGCAAACAATAGACAAGATATTGCAGATATAGTAGTTAACGAACTTAAAAATAATAGTGATGCGAAAGGAACGAAATGTAATTAGATTTTTTATAGTTTTAGCCTTTTTGTTAAATGTTTCAAGATTGCCTGCACAACAAAAAATTAATGGCAAATATTCCATGGTTGATGGAACAGGATATTTTTGGACAGACTATACTTTTGACATAAATAGCACATTTACTTTTGAAGAAGGCGGAGACTTAGGGACAGAGTCTTATGGGCAAGGTCATTATACTATAAAGAATGATAGTTTATTTTTAAATTATGATTTAACTGAGTTAAAAGAAGAAAGCTATTTTAAAGCAAAGAAATATTATAATTTTAAAGATTCAATTCAAATTAAATTAAACATTTATAATTATAACCATGAGCCATTATATAATATGCAGGTTTATGCTTTCCCTAAACGTAAATCGACCGAATCTGATAAAAATGGGCTAGCGGTTCTAAAATTTAAAAAAGAGAAGCGAAAAGATAAATTAGAAATCCATATTGATGGGGAGTTTTTAGCGAAACAGATTATCTATTTAGATTTTGATATAAATTATAATATCGATGTTTTTATGAACGAATCTGTAATTCAGGGTTTTGGACATCCAGAAGCAATAAAAAATCAAATTGACAGATTTAAAATTATCGAAATTTCTGAAAAATATATTAGGCTTGAAAACAATAATAAAGAAATAAAACTGATTAAAATGTTGCAATAAGCACGAACCTTTATAATTAAATAATCAGCTCTTAGAAATTATAGAACGAGTTGATTACTATTTGGTTTAGTAGTATTTGTGAGTAATTCTGGGTCAGGTTAATTTCTTGGGGATTAAGCAAATAATTTGTGCAATCTAAAGAGGAAAAAAGTGGTATCTGTTACACCTCTTAAGTTAGCTCTAAATAATTTGATCTTTGCATTAAAAGACTCTGCATTAGCATTTGTACTTCTGTTAGAGTTTATCCAAAATTTTGTGTTTTTGAAAAATAATTTCAAAATTCATAGGTTAAAATAATATTGATTATAACCTGTTTGGAAAACAAATATACAATTGATTGTAAATTTGGCCCCATTTAAATCGGGTTTTCTTCCATTTTTTACTGATACTTTGAGCTGCTAAATATATTGATTTCAGGGCTGCATCATCATTTGGAAAGACTTTTTTGTTACGTGTATATTTTCTTAAACTGGCATTAAAACTCTCAATGATATTGGTCGTATATATGAGTTTTCTAATCTCTTTTGGGTAGTTTAAGAAGACGGTTAAATTGTCCCAATTGTTTTCCCACGACTGTACGGCAGAGAGATATTTATCTTCCCAGTTTTGTTTAAATACTTCAAAAGCCTCTAAAGCAAATTTCTCATTATCGGCTTGATAAATAGCTTTAATATCGACCATAATTGGCTTACGGTCTTTATAGCTCACGTATTTTAATGAGTTTCTAATTTGATGTACGATACATATTTGACGAATACTATCTGGAAAAATAGCTTCTACAGCTTTATCCAATCCAGAGAGGTTGTCGGAACACAGAAAGAAGATGTCTTTTACGCCTCGAGAGCGCAGATCGTCTAAAATGGACATCCAGGCAGCTGCTTTTTCTGTTTCTACAATACTCATGTTCAAAATATCTTGTTGCCCTTCGGTATTTACCCCTAAAACTATCATACAGGCTTTAGAGATCACCTTGCCTTCCTGACGTATTTTATAATGAATAGCATCTATCCAAACTATGGGATATACATCTTCTAAAGGACTGTTCTGCCAATGTTTGATGTCTTCCAATAATTGATTGGTGATAATGGATACCTGTGATGTGGAATACTGCACTCCATAGGTGCTTTCGATAAAATCAATAATATCGCTATTGCTCATGCCTTTGGCGTAAAGCAATTGAATACAATCTTCTAATTCTTGACTGATGGATTGATGTTTGGGAACAATAACCGGCTCAAAGCTGGCTTGACGGTCTCTGGGTATTTTGATACGTTGCTCTCCATTGTGAGTCTTGATGGTCTTCTCTGAAAAGCCGTTACGCTGGTTGTTCTCAATTACCGGACTACCTTTTTGATACCCTAAGTGGGCGGTCATCTCAGCTTTCAAAAGCGATTCAATACCACGTTTAAGCAACTGTTCCTTGACATGGTCAAAGTCCTCCTTGTTGCTGATTTTGCCTATCAAGGCGTCTAATTGTTTTTCTAATTCTGAGTTCATAAAATAAAAATTTAAAAGTAAATTTTTTGCCTATGAATTTCAAAATCATTTTTCAACTAACTAAGAGCAAAAACATAAAATAGTTTACAGTCCCGATAATTATGAACTATACAAAGTAGCAGTAACTGTTGTTGCTCATTAATAAATACAAGCCACAACTCTAATTCTTCCTTTAAAAAGGTAGTTGTAATTTAAACTCTGTCCGATTCATTTTTTATCCATTCCAAAATCATTCGAAACTTGTTTTCGACTGATTTTGGAATGCGATCTATTATAAACCCACTACCCCAATATCTGCGCCGCGTGGTCTTTTGTTTTAACTTTGTCAATAACCCGTTCCACTAGTCCGTTTTCATCAATAATGAACGTTTTTCTGTGAATGCCATCAAATTCCTTACCCATAAACTTTTTAGGGCCCCAAACGCCAAAAGTATTAATTACGGTTTTGTCTTCATCGGCTAACAAAGGAAA
Encoded here:
- a CDS encoding TonB-dependent receptor; protein product: MEITLKGDKKFDDVPSLKTKALRINLNENIYGSFAEIGAGQETCRHFFRAGGASGTIAKAMSAYDKDFSDAVYGIEDDKRYVTESRLRKMLAYEMELIEQRIKRDKHPNKIFFSYANTVATIDFAKKFKGHGWVGIKYQIDPKGGYNDIILHIRFKETDTRLQQETLGALGTNLIYGAFYKYNEPKKLLRYLYDNLDKDQLEIDTINFSGPIFKDVDNRLMSLQLVKNGMTDAVMFGPDGNNVLPARVFYKKNILALRGSFRPVTRVNMAMYKKSYEMFVKQNKVNADNTEVVFEITLSNLRAEGEIDEQDFMDRADLLCSLGQSVMISNFQEYYKVVEYFSRYTKARMGLVMGVNNLIEIFDEKYYRHLSGGILEAFGKLFFKDIKVYLYPMMDPETGELITSENLKVHPRMKELYKFFKYNGKVVDIKDYDTSIMNVFSRDILNKIESGERGWEDMVPEGTADLIKDYRLFGYSRKPLKPLTLKKRTKK
- a CDS encoding IS3 family transposase (programmed frameshift); protein product: MGRIVYDQSFKKTLVELLNSGKSVKDLTKEFGVSQASIHRWDKEFNTTTSQDNSQSEMLKIKALEKELKDVKLERDIFKKGGKHLFQERQVIYRFIKLNTGLFPVEKMCKCMRVSKNSYYTWLRVGQYKGQKSSVSHLKSRVIAIFNDSKQIYGSLRIQKSLEREGIVYSRSYIALIMKSLGLRSVLSKKFRVCTTDSNHTFALADNMLNRNFKSTKLGEKWVSDITYIKVGGQWNYLTTILDLADRKIVSWVLTENMDTENTVYKAWLQARKNRDITNNHIFHSDRGVQYASNKMTSVLNSSKKITQSMSRKGNCWDNAVAESLFKTIKYECTNRYVFNYYLDAYKVIEQYIKWYNCKRLHSALDYKSPMEMEAELIMKNNKNVA
- a CDS encoding IS256 family transposase, with product MNSELEKQLDALIGKISNKEDFDHVKEQLLKRGIESLLKAEMTAHLGYQKGSPVIENNQRNGFSEKTIKTHNGEQRIKIPRDRQASFEPVIVPKHQSISQELEDCIQLLYAKGMSNSDIIDFIESTYGVQYSTSQVSIITNQLLEDIKHWQNSPLEDVYPIVWIDAIHYKIRQEGKVISKACMIVLGVNTEGQQDILNMSIVETEKAAAWMSILDDLRSRGVKDIFFLCSDNLSGLDKAVEAIFPDSIRQICIVHQIRNSLKYVSYKDRKPIMVDIKAIYQADNEKFALEAFEVFKQNWEDKYLSAVQSWENNWDNLTVFLNYPKEIRKLIYTTNIIESFNASLRKYTRNKKVFPNDDAALKSIYLAAQSISKKWKKTRFKWGQIYNQLYICFPNRL